In the Hordeum vulgare subsp. vulgare chromosome 7H, MorexV3_pseudomolecules_assembly, whole genome shotgun sequence genome, one interval contains:
- the LOC123410074 gene encoding pectate lyase-like: protein MAAGSVMARSHLHILLYVLATVVVTAAAEAPVEKTPLPAYNLTADEEYWAKRAEEAREYSRDAYVSDPVALLNRFNRDVHRATERRSLARRYGGPCVATNPIDRCWRCRADWASDRQRLATCARGFGHNAAGGAGGRTYVVTDPSDDELIVPKKGTLRFGVIQDRPLWIVFARSMVIRLSQELIVNSNKTIDGRGAQVHITGAQITLQGVKHVIIHNVHIHHSAPHSGGMIRDSKHHYGRRTRSDGDGVSILSSSNVWIDHVSMSSCADGLIDVVSGSTAITVSNSHFTNHDHVMLFGASNAQEQQDRMMQVTVAFNHFGKGLVQRMPRCRFGFFHVVNNDYTHWKMYAIGGNRDPTIISQGNRFIAPDDPNAKEVTKREYTPYNEYKDWVWKSQGDVMMNGAFFNQSGGQNERTYGNMDFIPAKHGKYVGQLTQFAGTLDCRVGKPC from the coding sequence ATGGCGGCCGGCTCCGTCATGGCGAGGAGCCACCTCCACATTCTCCTGTACGTCCTCGCCACAGTCGTTGTGACCGCGGCGGCAGAGGCGCCGGTAGAGAAAACGCCGCTGCCGGCATACAACCTCACCGCCGACGAGGAGTACTGGGCGAAGCGGGCTGAGGAAGCTCGCGAGTACAGCCGCGATGCATACGTGAGCGACCCCGTGGCCTTGCTTAACCGCTTCAACCGGGATGTGCACCGGGCGACGGAGCGGCGGTCGCTGGCCAGGAGGTACGGCGGCCCGTGCGTGGCGACGAACCCCATCGACCGGTGCTGGCGCTGCCGTGCCGACTGGGCCAGCGACCGGCAGCGGCTCGCCACCTGCGCTCGCGGCTTCGGCCACAACGCGGCGGGCGGCGCCGGTGGCAGGACCTACGTGGTGACCGACCCGAGCGACGACGAGCTCATCGTCCCTAAAAAAGGCACGCTCCGGTTCGGCGTGATCCAGGACCGGCCGCTCTGGATCGTCTTCGCGCGGTCCATGGTGATCAGACTCTCCCAGGAGCTCATCGTGAACAGCAACAAGACCATCGACGGCCGCGGCGCGCAGGTGCACATCACGGGCGCCCAGATCACGCTGCAGGGCGTGAAGCACGTCATCATCCACAACGTGCACATCCACCACTCGGCGCCGCACTCCGGTGGCATGATCCGGGACTCCAAGCACCACTACGGGCGGCGCACCCggagcgacggcgacggcgtctCCATCCTCTCCTCAAGCAACGTGTGGATCGACCACGTGTCCATGTCCAGTTGCGCCGACGGCCTCATCGACGTCGTCAGCGGCTCCACCGCCATCACCGTCTCCAACAGCCACTTCACCAACCACGACCACGTCATGCTCTTCGGCGCCAGCAACGCCCAGGAGCAGCAGGACAGGATGATGCAGGTCACCGTCGCCTTCAACCACTTCGGCAAGGGCCTCGTGCAGCGCATGCCGCGCTGCCGCTTCGGCTTCTTCCACGTCGTGAACAACGACTACACGCACTGGAAGATGTACGCCATCGGCGGCAACCGCGACCCCACCATCATCAGCCAGGGAAACCGGTTCATCGCGCCCGATGACCCCAATGCCAAGGAGGTGACCAAGCGGGAGTACACGCCCTACAACGAGTACAAGGACTGGGTGTGGAAGTCGCAGGGGGACGTCATGATGAACGGGGCCTTCTTCAACCAGTCCGGCGGCCAGAACGAGCGCACGTACGGCAACATGGACTTCATCCCTGCCAAGCACGGCAAGTATGTCGGGCAGCTCACGCAGTTCGCCGGCACGCTCGACTGCCGCGTCGGCAAGCCCTGCTAG
- the LOC123410891 gene encoding E3 ubiquitin-protein ligase EL5-like, which produces MARVMPSLARDLPQEEGGHQNILSEDYTFVGVAGDVPNEPELAALVPETLKTVGAPSDDDDDLSCPICLEEDDAAAWKETPCGHRFHGRCVERWLQEKESCPMCRREVLTMPNAATADCTAEFVDFMWMASLGFHVFGGVPIDDTDSDDDDA; this is translated from the coding sequence ATGGCTAGAGTTATGCCGTCGCTTGCTAGGGACCTGCCACAAGAAGAAGGCGGTCACCAGAACATTCTATCCGAGGACTACACGTTCGTCGGCGTCGCGGGCGATGTTCCAAATGAACCGGAGTTGGCCGCGTTGGTGCCCGAGACGCTGAAGACAGTGGGCGCGCcttccgacgacgacgacgatctcAGCTGCCCGATCTGTTTGGAGGAGGACGACGCGGCGGCGTGGAAGGAGACGCCGTGCGGGCACCGGTTCCACGGGCGCTGCGTCGAGAGGTGGCTGCAGGAGAAAGAGAGCTGCCCCATGTGCCGCCGCGAGGTCTTGACGATGCCCAACGCCGCCACCGCAGACTGTACTGCTGAATTCGTAGATTTCATGTGGATGGCTAGCTTGGGGTTCCATGTGTTTGGCGGCGTTCCTATCGACGACacggatagtgatgatgatgatgcttag